Sequence from the Methanobrevibacter arboriphilus genome:
GGAAAAAATATAACTTAAAGCCAAATGATATTGTTGAATGGATAGAAGATGATAATGGTGAAATAAAAATCAAGTTCCGTGAAAAAAGTAAATTAAGAGATATTATAGGAATAATTGATTTAGAAACCCCTACAGATGCAGTAGAATTAAAAAAAATGAGTAAACATGATCTAAAAAAATTGAAAAGGAGATTATAAACTTGATTTTCATTGATTCATGTTATTTTATTGCACTAACTATTAAAAAAGATCAATGGCATAATAATGCAATATCATTATTAGATGTAATAAAAGAAGAAGACAATTGTATGGTAACCGATGGAGTAATATTAGAAACAATAGCTAAAGTGGGTTATCTTGGAGGAGGTAAAAAAGCTAATATAGTATATAATAATATTAAAGATAATTATACAATTCTCACCACAAACAATTTATATGATAAAGCGATGGTTAATCATCTGAAATATGATGGAAGCTTATCTTTAGTTGATGTTTTAATAGTTGAAAAAATGAAAGAGTTAAAAGCTGAAAAAATAATCAGTTTTGACAAAGATTTCGACAAAGTAGATGGAATAGCAAGAATAAAATGAAAAATACTTATAAAAGTTTTATTATTAAAATAAACCCTTAAATTTACAGAATTTGCCATAATTTAAATTAAAAATAAATATTAAAATAATTATTAAAAAATGAATAATTATTAAAAAATAAATTCTATTCTATAAAAATAGGTATGTAATATAATAAAAAATATAATAATAGAAATAATAAGAGAATATAATAAAAAAATATAATAAGAAAGTATAATATACGATTTAATATTATATTTAAATTAATTATAATAATTCTTTCCTTAAATCAATAGTATCTTTTAAATCAGGACCAGTAGATATTATTGTAACAGGAACACCAGTTTCTTTTTCAATTTCATCAATAAAACTCTTAGTCTCCCCAGAAAGTGCAGAGTAATCCTGAGTTCTTTCACAATCAGGGAAAAGACGATCAACACAGGTTAAAGCTATTTGAGTTGCACCATTTATCATACAAGCTTCCTTAGCTAAATCCATATCAAAAAGACCTACTCTCCTTCTTCTTCCTGTAACAGTACCATATTCTTCAATGCCCAATTCTTCAGCTTGATCTTGAGGCATTTCAGATGGGAAAGGTCCTTCACCTACACGAGTAATATAAGATTTAAAAACGATGATAACATCATCTATCTTAGTTGGTCCTACTCCAACATCAGCTGCAAAAGTACTAGCTGTTGTATCTTTACTAGTTACAAAAGGATAAGTTCCATAATAAAGAGAAAGTCCAAAGCCTTGAGATCCTTCAATAAAAACTTCCTCACCATTGTCAATAGCTTCATTAACTGCCAAAGGAACATCAGTAGTATAATTTTCAAGTTCAGGAAGGTCTTGAGCCATTTTAGCTGTTCTAAGTACTCTATCAGCGTTAGCTGGACCACATCCAGTTCCAGTACTGCCAATTTTCTTGAAAAGATGTTCTGAAGCTTGATCACGCTCTTTATGTTCAGGTTCTATCATAGAACATCGATAATCCATAAAGGACCTACTTTTAATATCATACTTATCAAGGTAATCTAATTCATGGAAAAATACTTCAGGATCAACAAGAACTCCTGCACCAATCAGAAGCTTCGCGTCTCTGTTTACAAAACCTGAAGGAGTAAGACGTAAACCATATTTTTCACCATTAAACTCTACTGAATGACCAGCATTCGGTCCAACTCCAGCACGAGCTATTATACTGGGTTTATCATTATCACAAAGATAAGTTATACATTTTCCTTTACCTTCGTCTCCCCAAGCTCCACCAACTAAAATATTACAAGTCATTTGAATCTCCTAAACCATTAAATAATCATCAAACTTAAATTATAGTTAACTTAAATTATAATTAACATAGATTATAGTTAACTTAAGTTTTATATAGTTAATATTTATAATATAATAATAATTAAATTTTTCATTTTTCTACAATATTAATGTTTTTTATAAAGATATTATATTTATAAAGATAATAGACTATTTGATTTTATTAAAATATATTTTTTTAACTTAAAATCAAAAAATCAACCCAATTATACTATTGTTAAATTATCCTATATTAAGTTAATTGTTAATAATGAATAATATGAATAATAACAAAATTAGTATTAATTTTATTATTAACTATAATAGCTATTTTTAATACTATTTCCAATTTCTTAATCAGCTTATAAAAATTATTAGAAAATATATTATATTATAAACTAGATAGATAGTAGATTAAAATAAACATTAATTATTTAAAAAAATAAATATAAAAATAACAATAAGATTAAACAAAACTAACAATAATCTTAATTAATAATATTGTTAAATAACAAAACTATATATATTTTCAATTACAAATGATAATTTATAAACTTCATTTGATATTAGAAAAATTGTATTTATTATAAATTATTATTTATATAAATTATAATAAGATAATAAATTAATTTAATATAATATATATAATAAAAAAATTGAAAATATTAATAAACTAAATATATTAGATATTATAAAAAATATTAGCAAAAAAAGAAAGATTTTTCAAATTAATAAGGGGTGGAAAATTTGAATATTAATAAAACCAGAGTGGGAATATTTGCAATACTATTATCATTTTTAGTATTATTCTCAATATCTGCAACTTGGGCAGACGGAAAATATGGTACTGATGGGTTTGAAGTAACCGGTCCTAATGCAGATAGTTTTACACAATTGAGTGCAAATAAAGGAATCCAGACCATTGAAAAAAATAAAATTCCCAAAAAATGGAAATCCTATAAAGATTATGCTTTCCAAGTAGCTAAAGGAAATAAAATTAAATATAAAGCTTCAATAAATAGTGGAGGCGATATATTAGTAACTAATTTAAAAGGTATGAAAGTCAAAGGTGCAACTATAGATTTTGATGATGGTACTAAAAAGAAAACTACTAAATGGATATCACATACATATAAAAAAACAGGATGGTATCTTATTAAAGTAAAACTTAATGGTACTTGTACAGGTTATGACATTTTTGGACAATCTATAAAAGCAAATGGAAAAATAATCAATGGAACCAAGATATATTTAGTTAAAGTTACTGATGCTCCTCAATTGTCATTGGGTAAATCCCAACCAATAACCGCAGGTTATTATAGTCAAAAAAGTTATAGAAGAGGAACTATAGATTATTTAGTTATTAAAGTAGCTAATGTAGGATCAAAAACTTCAAAGGCGACAAAAATATCAATGTGGTATCAAAAGTCAGGCGACAAAAATATCGGTAAAATTCATCCTAAACTTAAAAAATATACTGCAAGTGCTAAATTAAAAGCATTAAAACCTGGAAAATCAACAAAAATAATATTAAGATTTAAAATACCTAAAAAATATTCAAAAATTGTTAAAAATTTAAGATTAGGTACAAGCAGCTTAAAACAAATTAGTAAAAGAGATGCTTTATATGTTATTAATTAAAAAATTTGATTAATGATTTTTTATTAACTAAATTTTTTATTTTTGATTCTTTTTTATTTTGGCTTTGTAGAAATCCTTTTTTTAGTTGATTTGTATTGATCTGTGTATATTGTAAATTGTGTTTTTAAGTTTGGTTTCTTTGATTGATAGTTTTGTACTTTTACTTTGATTTGTTCCATCAAATAATCTTTTTATTACGCTGAATACAC
This genomic interval carries:
- a CDS encoding adenylosuccinate synthetase — its product is MTCNILVGGAWGDEGKGKCITYLCDNDKPSIIARAGVGPNAGHSVEFNGEKYGLRLTPSGFVNRDAKLLIGAGVLVDPEVFFHELDYLDKYDIKSRSFMDYRCSMIEPEHKERDQASEHLFKKIGSTGTGCGPANADRVLRTAKMAQDLPELENYTTDVPLAVNEAIDNGEEVFIEGSQGFGLSLYYGTYPFVTSKDTTASTFAADVGVGPTKIDDVIIVFKSYITRVGEGPFPSEMPQDQAEELGIEEYGTVTGRRRRVGLFDMDLAKEACMINGATQIALTCVDRLFPDCERTQDYSALSGETKSFIDEIEKETGVPVTIISTGPDLKDTIDLRKELL
- a CDS encoding type II toxin-antitoxin system VapC family toxin; translated protein: MIFIDSCYFIALTIKKDQWHNNAISLLDVIKEEDNCMVTDGVILETIAKVGYLGGGKKANIVYNNIKDNYTILTTNNLYDKAMVNHLKYDGSLSLVDVLIVEKMKELKAEKIISFDKDFDKVDGIARIK
- a CDS encoding AbrB/MazE/SpoVT family DNA-binding domain-containing protein; the protein is MISSKIYDNNQTIIPSEIRKKYNLKPNDIVEWIEDDNGEIKIKFREKSKLRDIIGIIDLETPTDAVELKKMSKHDLKKLKRRL